One part of the Oceanihabitans sp. IOP_32 genome encodes these proteins:
- a CDS encoding rhomboid family intramembrane serine protease, which translates to MGKLDLVTIIIIAANVIISFKGFGDYGFFEKYKFNVGAIKSGEKIRMFSSGFLHVDTTHLFFNMFSLYIFAEVVIRHVDRFNFVLIYLGSLLLGNLLSLYFHKNEHHYSAVGASGAVSGVIYSAILLQPGMSLYMVFIPIPIPAYIFGIGYLLYSIYGMKNRIGNIGHDAHFGGAVGGYIITLILSPWLFNTNLLMVILLALPIILLYVLKRLGKI; encoded by the coding sequence TAATTATAGCCGCCAATGTTATCATATCTTTTAAAGGTTTTGGTGATTATGGCTTTTTTGAGAAGTACAAGTTTAATGTTGGTGCCATTAAAAGCGGCGAAAAAATTAGGATGTTCAGTTCTGGATTTCTGCATGTAGACACAACCCATTTGTTTTTTAATATGTTTTCGCTTTACATTTTTGCAGAAGTGGTGATTCGCCATGTGGACAGATTTAATTTTGTACTCATTTATTTAGGCAGTTTGTTGTTGGGTAATTTATTATCGCTATATTTTCATAAAAACGAACATCATTACAGTGCGGTAGGTGCCAGTGGTGCGGTATCTGGAGTAATTTACTCGGCCATTTTATTACAACCTGGTATGAGTTTGTATATGGTTTTTATTCCTATACCAATCCCTGCTTATATTTTTGGTATCGGGTATTTATTGTATTCTATTTATGGTATGAAAAATAGAATAGGTAATATTGGTCACGATGCGCATTTTGGTGGTGCGGTTGGCGGTTATATTATTACATTAATATTGTCGCCTTGGTTGTTTAACACCAATTTATTAATGGTTATATTGTTAGCATTACCCATAATACTGCTCTACGTTTTAAAGCGTTTGGGTAAAATTTAG